A window of Plantibacter sp. PA-3-X8 genomic DNA:
GTTGTGCGTGGGTGCCCGGGATGGGTGCTTGCGATGTCCAGCGGCCGAGCGTGGGTCAGGCCTCCGGGATCTCGCGGCCGAAGGCCCCGAGGGTGACTGCTTCGGGCTCGGGGCCGCCGCGGACGCCGGTCTCGAGGGCGTCGATCTGCGCGAGCTCGTCATCGGTGAGGGCGAAGTCGAACACGTCGAGGTTCTCCGCGATGCGCTCGGGCTTGGTGGACTTCGGGATGACCTGGCGGCCCTGCTGGATGTGCCAGCGGAGCATCACCTGAGCGGCCGACTTGCCGTACCGCTCACCGATGCCGAGGATGACGGGTTCGTCGAAGCTCGGTCGCGCAGCGTCGCGGTAGGACGTGATGCCGCCGATCGGTGACCACGCCTGGGTGAGGATGCCGTGCTCAGTACCGAACGCCTGGACCTCGCGCTGCTGGAAGTGCGGGTGGACCTCGATCTGGTTGACCGCGGGCACGACGCTCGTCGCGTCGAGGAGGCGGGTCAGGTGATCGACCATGAAGTTGCTCACGCCGATCGCCCGGACCTTGCCGTCGGCGAGGAGCTGTTCGAGGGCCCGGTACGCACCGATGGTCTGCTCGAACTCGCTCGGGAGAGCCTGGTGGAGGATGAGCAGGTCGAGCTGTTCGACACCCAACTTGCCGGCGCTCTTGGTGAAGGAGTGCAACGTCTCGTCGTAGCCGTAGTCGCTGATCCAGATCTTCGTCTCGATGAAGACCTCGGAACGGTCGAGGCCGGATGAGGCGATCGCGTCACCGACCCCGCGCTCGTTCGCGTAGGCGGCCGCGGTGTCGATGTGGCGGTAGCCGGCTTGCAGGGCGGCGGTGACCGCGGCGGTGGTCTCATCCGGCGGGGTCTGGAAGACGCCGAGCCCGAGAGCGGGGATGACGACGCCGTTGTTCAGAGTGAAAGTGTCCATACTTCGACGCTACGAGCACGGCCCAGCGGGGTGGGAGTTAAGGACGGTACCTCCCACGAGCGATCGCGGCGACGTACCGTTACAGGGTGGACATCACAGCGCAGGTGCAGCAGTTCCTGACCAGTCGACGTGCGAAACTCACGCCGCACGACGCTGGGCTCCCGGACCTGGGCGGCCAGCGGCGCGTCGCGGGGCTTCGCCGCGAGGAGGTCGCGATGCTCTCCGGTGTCAGCGTCGACTACTACGTCCGGCTCGAACGCGGCAACCTCGCCGGCGTCTCCGAGAGCGTCCTCGAAGCGCTGTCACGCGCCCTGCAACTCGACGAGGCCGAGCACGCCCACCTGCTCGATCTTGCTCACGCCGCGAACGCCTCCCCGGTCGCACGCCGACGAACACCCGCGAACCGGGTCCGCCCGACGATCCAACGACTCCTCGACAGCATGGGTGCCCCCGCCGTCATCAGGAACGGACGATCCGACATGCTCGCCACCAACACGCTCGGACGGGCACTGTACGCACCGATGTTCATCGACCCGGCAGGGACGCCGAACTCCGCGCGGTTCACGTTCCTCGACCCTCGCTCGAAGGACTTCTACCCCGACTGGGACCGCCTTGCTTCCGACCTCGTCGCCTCACTTCGCGGTGAAGCCGGCCGACGGCCCTATGACAAACGGCTCACCGATCTGATCGGCGAACTGTCCACCCGGAGCGAAGACTTCCGGGTCCGCTGGGCCGCGCACGACGTCCACGCCCACCGCGCCGGTAAGAAACGCATCCACCACCCCGTCATCGGCGGCATCGAACTCACCTTCGAAGCCATGGACCTCACCGCCGACGATGGCCTCTCACTCGTCGCTTACGGCGCGGAACCGGACTCATCCTCGGAACAGGCGCTCGCACTGCTCGCGAGCTGGGCGGCCACCCAAACGAACTCCAGACGTACTGATGCGAGGACAACCTGACGACATGCGTGGACGGATCCGGGTCGCTGGCACGGACCGGGCCCGACCGGGCTCAGCGCACGCTGACGAAGATCGGATTCGTGTACAGCCAGGTGTCGGCCCATGGGTCCGCAGGGGAGACCGGGTACGGCTGGGGTGCACGTGAGTCGACCTCGGCGCCGAGCGGACCGACCCCGTGCACCTGGCCATCGCTGCCGCGAAGGCGGACGTAGCCGTCCTCAGTGGCCGGCTCGAGGGGCACCACGACACGGAACGGGGAGTCGCTGCGGTCGGCGACGTCGAGCATCTCGACGACTCGGGTGCCTGGTGCGCGCTGTTCGTCACGGTCGGCGACGAGCCCGGTGACGCGCCCGCGGATCAGGTCGAGGTGCGCGAGTCTCGGCGTCGTGCCCCGCGAGGTCGGCGTCGTCGTGGGCGTGACATCGACCACGAGCTCGAGGGCTGTGCCGCTTTCGACGGTGAGGGTCCCACCCAAGGTGACGCCGGTCTCCGGCTGGTCGGTGGCACGGAGCACGACGGAGAGCCCGGCGACGAGGTGCCCGTGGTCGACCCAGACACGGCCGGCCCGGATCGCGTCGAGCAGGGAGACGGACGACCGGTCGACGGCCCCGACGTGCGTCCGACTGAACTCGCCCGGCCAGAAGTCGGCGCCGTTCTGGGGTGTGTCCGTGGCGATCGGGTCCGGCCGACGGCCGGCGCGGTTGAAGTTCGCGAGCGTCGCCCCGGACTCCCAGCCCGGCCCGGTCGGGAAGTCGCCGACGCGGGTCGCGTCGGACTCCTTGAGGTGCAGATCGCTGTTCGTGGTGATCCACCAGCGCCGTCCCTCGCTCAGGAGCGAGTCCCACACGCCGCCGACGACGGCCGTCGTCCAGTCGAACCCGCCGTGCGTCAGATAGGCCTCCGCGGGGTAGCCGGGGAAGGAGAACTCGCTGGGGGTGTTCTCGTACTCGCCACGCCGTGAGCGTTCGGTCGCGTTCGCTGCGATCGCTCCGGCCTGGGCGCCGGGAGCGCCCTCCATGCCGACGAACACCTCGGGGTCGGCGTCCTGCCAGGCACGGAGCTCGCCGGGCGAGTCGATGCCGAGGCGGCTCGGGTGGTTCGCCAGGACGATCACGTCGTCGATGACGCCTGCACGCTTCTGGGCGCCGAGCCAGGCGATCCCGTCGGTCGCGTGCACGAGCCACTCGGCGGCGTCTTCGGTGCCGGGGCGCGGTTTCTCCCATCCGTTGAGCTTGCCGTCGTGGTCGAGCTCGAAGCGGCGCAACACGAGGGTCGTCTGGGGCCCGGGCGCGATCAGCACGGTCGCGTGCTCGGCTCCCGGGATGTACCACTCGAGGCCCTGGAGCACGAGCATGTCGGGGCGAGCCGCCCGCGCGGTGTCGATCTCGCGTGCCGCGTTGAACACCCCGCCGACATTGGCATGTCCCTTGTTGCTGTGCTCGGTGAAGGCGATCGCGTCGACCGCGAAACGTTGCGCCTGATCGAGGATCGTCGTCATCGGGTACTTGGCGTCGTGCGAGTAGACCGAGTGCACGTGGTGGTCGAACACCAGCCAGGAGAGCGCATCCGGGTCGACGACTGCCGACGCCGACGGCAGCGGCGCGCCCTGGGCAGAAGCCGCGCTCCCGAGCCCCTGGGCGGTCGCTCCCACTGCGACCGTCGCAGCGACGGAAACCCCCAGGAAGGACCGGCGGGAGAGGCCGGGCCGGGCCGATGCGCCCCGCTTCACCTCGGGCACGGAGGATGAGCCACCGGTTGGCGCGGGCTGCTCGGGGCGGGGATCGAAGGGCATGGCATCACTTTCATCGGACGGACGCGCCGATCGTAGGCAGCGGAGGTGAACCTCGGCCCAACGGCCGGTGCCACGAGTGACGCCCCGCGTTCACGACCCATTCACCTGCGTGGGCGATAGTCCTGGCGTCACCGGGTATCCCCGTCCCGGAGGCCCACCGCACCCACCAAAGGTCCCGATGTCTTCCACCGTTCGCGTCATCCACCGTTCTCCGCTCCGTGCCGCAGGGCGCACCCTGCTCGTCACGGCAGCGCTCAGCGCCAGCGCGGTGCTCTGCCTCACCGGCGCTGGTGCTGCCGTCGCCGCCTCGGCGCCGGCACCGCTCACGCTGCGCGACACCGCCGGCGCCGCGGTCACGTCAGGTGACGCGCGCGCCGTCCCGTCGTTCGGCTCCGCGGTGCTCGCCGCGGGCTGCCCAGCCGATGCGGACGACGCCGCCCGACTCTCCGTGACGGCGGGAGGGGTCACCGTCGTCACGTCTCCGACCGTCACGGTGGCCGCCGGGCAGCCGGTCGAGGTGCCGATGGCCATCTCGTTCCAGGAGGTCGTGGACGGTGGCGTCGAACAGGGAGATGCGACCCTCGCGCTCGAGTGCCTCGTTCTCGAGTCAGGCATCCCGTCATCGGTGGTCACGGCGGCGACCCTGCCCGTCACGTTCGCCGCGGGAACCTGGTCCGTTCCCGGCGCTCAAGTTGAGCCGGTCCCTCCGACGGCCACTCCGACCGCTGGCCCGCCCTTGGGAGGTCCTGGAGCAGGGGCGATCGCGTCGCCGAGCCCGTCGGCCGCAGCACGACCCTCCGCTGACGGAGACCTGGCGCTGACGGGCTGGCAGCTCGGCGGGGCCGGCGTCGTCGCCGCCGGCCTGCTCGCGGGCGGAGCCGCCCTGCTCTTGCGCAGGCGTCTCCGGTAACCCATCGGCCCGGAGGCTGCGAGGGGGGCGACCGCGGTCAGGTCCCGCTCGGTGTCTCCTCATCCGCTGCCAGGTTCTTCTGGACGGCGAACTGCGTCCGGTGCAACTCTTCGTACCGCCCGCCGGAAGCCAGCAGCTCGTCGTGCGTGCCCCGCTCCACGATCGAGCCGTCCTCGACCACGAGGATCAGATCCGCGCTGCGGATGGTTGAGAGCCGGTGCGCGATGACCATCGCCGTCCGGCCTTCGAGGGCCTCGCTGAGCGCCGCCTGCACCGCCGCCTCCGAGGTCGAGTCCAGTGCCGCTGTCGCCTCATCGAGGATGACGACGCGCGGCTGGGCGAGGAGCAGCCGCGCGATGGTCATCCGTTGGCGCTCACCACCGGAGAGTCGGTAGCCACGCTCGCCCACCATGGTGTCCAGCTGGTCCGGC
This region includes:
- a CDS encoding aldo/keto reductase encodes the protein MDTFTLNNGVVIPALGLGVFQTPPDETTAAVTAALQAGYRHIDTAAAYANERGVGDAIASSGLDRSEVFIETKIWISDYGYDETLHSFTKSAGKLGVEQLDLLILHQALPSEFEQTIGAYRALEQLLADGKVRAIGVSNFMVDHLTRLLDATSVVPAVNQIEVHPHFQQREVQAFGTEHGILTQAWSPIGGITSYRDAARPSFDEPVILGIGERYGKSAAQVMLRWHIQQGRQVIPKSTKPERIAENLDVFDFALTDDELAQIDALETGVRGGPEPEAVTLGAFGREIPEA
- a CDS encoding helix-turn-helix transcriptional regulator; translation: MDITAQVQQFLTSRRAKLTPHDAGLPDLGGQRRVAGLRREEVAMLSGVSVDYYVRLERGNLAGVSESVLEALSRALQLDEAEHAHLLDLAHAANASPVARRRTPANRVRPTIQRLLDSMGAPAVIRNGRSDMLATNTLGRALYAPMFIDPAGTPNSARFTFLDPRSKDFYPDWDRLASDLVASLRGEAGRRPYDKRLTDLIGELSTRSEDFRVRWAAHDVHAHRAGKKRIHHPVIGGIELTFEAMDLTADDGLSLVAYGAEPDSSSEQALALLASWAATQTNSRRTDARTT
- a CDS encoding PHP domain-containing protein, yielding MPFDPRPEQPAPTGGSSSVPEVKRGASARPGLSRRSFLGVSVAATVAVGATAQGLGSAASAQGAPLPSASAVVDPDALSWLVFDHHVHSVYSHDAKYPMTTILDQAQRFAVDAIAFTEHSNKGHANVGGVFNAAREIDTARAARPDMLVLQGLEWYIPGAEHATVLIAPGPQTTLVLRRFELDHDGKLNGWEKPRPGTEDAAEWLVHATDGIAWLGAQKRAGVIDDVIVLANHPSRLGIDSPGELRAWQDADPEVFVGMEGAPGAQAGAIAANATERSRRGEYENTPSEFSFPGYPAEAYLTHGGFDWTTAVVGGVWDSLLSEGRRWWITTNSDLHLKESDATRVGDFPTGPGWESGATLANFNRAGRRPDPIATDTPQNGADFWPGEFSRTHVGAVDRSSVSLLDAIRAGRVWVDHGHLVAGLSVVLRATDQPETGVTLGGTLTVESGTALELVVDVTPTTTPTSRGTTPRLAHLDLIRGRVTGLVADRDEQRAPGTRVVEMLDVADRSDSPFRVVVPLEPATEDGYVRLRGSDGQVHGVGPLGAEVDSRAPQPYPVSPADPWADTWLYTNPIFVSVR